Proteins from a genomic interval of Haemophilus parainfluenzae T3T1:
- the dnaB gene encoding replicative DNA helicase has translation MTDKLIASIEAESAVIGALIIDNDKFDEIATLLRSDDFYVSAHKVLFEGVSHLLTQGKPADILTLEQYFKDKKLIEQIGGLAYLAEVIHNTPSASNITAYAEIISRYSKQRRFLTLGQFIVTEMQSSKDEIELTSFEESVDKQYTNIVIEQETDGVADLNASFERILSRMETSSINADPVSGTPTGIIELDRATTGGQPGELIIIAARPAMGKTTFAQTIAASTLDKFPDSPIQFYSQEMPADQLLERFMAMRSRVSLQSIRQATELEEEEWTRLANAMGTIKKDWKGRLLIDDEASLTPHCLRAKVRKNTRLYGKPKAIFIDYIQLMRTGSKTENRNLELAEISNDLKKLAKETGCPIYALSQLNRSLENRANKRPINADLRDSGSLEQDADVIIHLYRDEIYNPDTEDKGIAEIIIGKQRNGPLATVKTLFQGQYSIFENLTTQDRYYE, from the coding sequence ATGACTGATAAACTTATTGCTTCTATTGAAGCGGAAAGTGCGGTCATTGGTGCTCTCATTATTGATAATGACAAATTTGATGAGATCGCAACTTTACTGCGCTCTGATGATTTTTATGTCTCAGCTCATAAAGTATTGTTTGAAGGTGTTAGCCATCTATTAACACAAGGAAAACCCGCTGATATTTTAACTTTGGAGCAGTATTTCAAAGATAAAAAACTGATTGAGCAGATAGGGGGATTAGCATATCTAGCAGAAGTTATTCACAATACTCCTTCTGCATCAAATATCACTGCCTATGCTGAGATTATTTCTCGTTATAGCAAACAACGTCGTTTTTTGACCCTGGGCCAGTTTATTGTAACTGAAATGCAATCTTCAAAAGATGAAATTGAATTAACTTCTTTTGAGGAAAGTGTTGATAAGCAATATACCAATATTGTCATCGAACAAGAGACGGATGGTGTTGCTGATCTTAATGCAAGTTTCGAGCGAATCCTTTCTCGCATGGAAACGTCCTCTATTAATGCCGATCCAGTTAGTGGAACACCAACAGGCATTATTGAATTAGATAGAGCAACAACAGGCGGTCAACCAGGAGAACTTATCATTATTGCAGCTCGTCCAGCAATGGGTAAAACAACCTTTGCACAAACGATTGCCGCAAGTACGTTAGATAAATTTCCAGACAGCCCTATCCAATTTTACAGTCAAGAAATGCCAGCTGATCAACTATTAGAACGTTTTATGGCAATGCGCTCTCGCGTCAGCTTGCAATCTATTCGTCAAGCGACTGAGCTTGAAGAGGAAGAATGGACTCGCCTTGCTAATGCAATGGGGACAATTAAAAAAGACTGGAAAGGTCGTTTGTTAATTGATGATGAAGCTTCTTTAACACCTCATTGTTTACGCGCCAAAGTACGTAAAAACACTCGTCTATACGGCAAACCTAAAGCGATTTTCATTGATTACATCCAACTAATGAGAACCGGAAGTAAAACTGAAAATCGCAATTTAGAACTTGCCGAAATATCCAATGATTTAAAGAAATTAGCCAAAGAAACTGGATGCCCAATTTATGCATTATCTCAACTAAACCGAAGTTTAGAAAATCGAGCTAATAAGCGTCCAATCAATGCCGACTTACGTGACTCCGGCTCTCTTGAACAAGATGCTGATGTCATCATTCATCTTTATAGAGATGAAATTTATAACCCTGACACAGAAGATAAAGGCATTGCGGAAATCATCATTGGTAAACAGCGTAATGGCCCGTTAGCCACAGTAAAAACACTGTTTCAAGGTCAATACAGCATTTTTGAGAATTTAACGACACAGGATAGATATTATGAATAA
- a CDS encoding ParA family protein, translating into MDFSSISKKPYIITVACTKGGSAKSTNAANIGAFCADHGLRTLLIDTDTQPTLSSYYALTEEAPGGIYEFLTRRDIEPSHIISKTSIPNLDLIQSNDPSNNVSQTLRNAPDGAIRFSHLIKNIDNYDVIVVDTRGTRDITVDMSVLAADILFCPILPHILSAKEFIRGTIGMYQDLETFESFGFKLPPLKAIANCVDNTNDVKFVLNQLHVLFETNFDESKTFLDFSIPAHVAYREAATYSLPVYRHSQAEYPVIKELCCLLLPQFKTLFDKPMKKEG; encoded by the coding sequence ATGGACTTCTCTTCTATTTCTAAAAAACCTTATATTATTACTGTCGCTTGTACTAAAGGCGGTTCTGCAAAAAGTACAAATGCTGCCAATATTGGGGCGTTCTGCGCTGACCACGGTTTAAGAACTCTTCTTATTGATACTGATACTCAACCAACCTTAAGCTCTTATTATGCTTTAACTGAAGAAGCTCCCGGTGGTATTTATGAGTTTTTAACCCGTCGTGATATTGAACCTTCCCATATCATTTCAAAAACATCCATTCCAAATTTGGATTTAATTCAATCAAATGACCCATCAAACAATGTAAGTCAAACTCTACGTAATGCCCCTGATGGTGCAATTCGATTTAGTCACTTAATTAAAAACATTGATAATTATGATGTTATTGTGGTTGATACTCGAGGTACTAGAGACATTACTGTCGATATGTCTGTCTTAGCAGCTGACATCCTATTCTGCCCTATTCTTCCACACATTCTTTCTGCGAAAGAATTTATCCGTGGAACTATCGGAATGTATCAAGATTTAGAAACCTTTGAATCATTTGGCTTCAAATTACCACCTCTCAAAGCTATCGCAAATTGCGTTGATAATACTAATGACGTGAAATTTGTACTCAATCAATTACACGTACTCTTTGAAACCAATTTTGATGAAAGCAAAACCTTCCTTGATTTTTCAATCCCTGCGCATGTGGCATATAGAGAAGCTGCAACTTATTCATTGCCAGTTTATCGCCATAGCCAAGCTGAATATCCTGTTATCAAAGAACTGTGTTGCTTGTTACTCCCTCAATTTAAAACACTTTTTGATAAACCAATGAAAAAGGAAGGCTAA
- a CDS encoding methionine biosynthesis PLP-dependent protein translates to MTQQYSIDTLLAQAGNRSDERTGAVSTPIYLSTAYGHHGIGESTGFDYTRTKNPTRSVLEDTVAKLENGDRGFAFASGMAAIQVLMNLFKGPDEWIVSSDVYGGTYRLLDFAYKNNNSVKPIYVNTASLAEIEAAITVNTKAIFIETPSNPLMEECDVAEIAKLAKKHNLLMIVDNTFLTPVLSRPLDLGADIVIHSGTKYIAGHNDSLVGLIIAKGQELCDRIAYIQNGAGAVLSPFDSWLTVRGMKTLSLRMKRHQDNAKEIAEFLREQPQIDSVLYPNKGGMLSFRLKDENWVNTFLKSIKLITFAESLGGTESFITYPATQTHMDIPEAERVARGITNTLLRFSVGLEDVEDIKADLLQAFAQLK, encoded by the coding sequence ATGACACAACAATATTCTATCGATACATTATTAGCCCAAGCGGGGAATCGCAGTGATGAGCGCACAGGTGCGGTTTCAACGCCAATTTATCTTTCAACAGCTTATGGCCATCATGGGATTGGTGAAAGTACGGGCTTTGATTATACCCGCACGAAAAACCCAACGCGTAGTGTTTTGGAAGATACAGTTGCAAAATTAGAGAATGGTGATCGTGGTTTTGCTTTTGCTTCTGGTATGGCGGCAATTCAAGTGCTGATGAATTTATTTAAAGGTCCAGATGAATGGATTGTATCAAGTGATGTATATGGTGGAACTTATCGTTTATTGGATTTTGCCTATAAAAATAACAACAGCGTAAAACCCATTTATGTGAATACCGCTTCTTTAGCTGAAATTGAAGCTGCGATTACAGTGAATACAAAAGCGATTTTTATTGAAACCCCATCAAATCCATTAATGGAAGAGTGTGATGTTGCAGAAATTGCGAAATTAGCGAAAAAACACAATTTATTAATGATTGTGGATAATACCTTCTTAACTCCTGTGCTATCTCGTCCATTAGATTTAGGGGCAGATATTGTAATCCATAGTGGCACGAAATATATTGCAGGTCATAATGATAGTTTAGTTGGCTTGATTATTGCAAAAGGACAAGAGCTTTGTGATCGTATCGCCTATATTCAAAATGGCGCAGGTGCCGTACTTTCGCCGTTTGATTCCTGGTTAACCGTGCGTGGAATGAAAACCCTTTCATTACGGATGAAACGCCATCAAGATAATGCGAAGGAGATTGCAGAATTTTTACGCGAACAGCCACAAATTGATAGTGTGTTATATCCAAACAAAGGCGGTATGCTGTCTTTCCGTTTGAAAGATGAAAATTGGGTCAATACGTTCTTAAAATCAATCAAGTTGATTACCTTTGCAGAAAGCTTAGGGGGAACAGAAAGCTTTATTACTTATCCAGCAACCCAAACCCATATGGATATTCCAGAAGCAGAACGCGTCGCTCGTGGTATTACAAACACATTATTGCGTTTTTCTGTTGGTTTAGAAGATGTAGAAGACATCAAAGCCGATTTATTACAGGCATTTGCACAACTTAAATAA
- the trxA gene encoding thioredoxin — protein MSEVLHINDADFETAVVQSDIPVLVDFWAPWCGPCKMIAPILDEIAPEFAGKAKIVKINVDDNQLVAGQFGVRSIPTLLLFKNGQLVATQVGALPKNQLAAFINQHL, from the coding sequence ATGAGCGAAGTATTACATATTAATGATGCAGATTTTGAAACTGCGGTTGTGCAATCAGATATCCCTGTATTAGTGGATTTCTGGGCACCTTGGTGTGGCCCTTGCAAAATGATTGCGCCAATTTTAGATGAAATCGCACCTGAATTCGCAGGTAAAGCAAAAATCGTTAAAATCAACGTAGATGACAACCAATTAGTGGCAGGTCAATTTGGTGTACGTAGTATCCCAACTTTACTACTTTTCAAAAATGGCCAACTTGTTGCAACACAAGTGGGTGCGTTACCAAAAAATCAATTAGCAGCGTTTATTAATCAACACCTATAA
- a CDS encoding DNA ligase: MRAIYLLLCLLFSQITWANEHDLMLLDTYENQDVQGWVMSEKLDGVRGYWDGKTLLSRQGLPLPAPTYFTAQFPPFAIDGEIFSERNQFEEIASITKSFKGDNWAKLTLYVFDVPNASGNLFERLKNLEDYLKDHPTSYIKIIPQIPIRDKTHLFEYLHEIERKKGEGVVLRNPNAPYERKRSTQILKLKNTYDEECTVIAHHKGKGQFENILGSLTCENHRGKFKIGSGFNLSERENPPPIGSTITYKYRGLTNSGKPRFATYWREKK, from the coding sequence ATGAGAGCGATTTACTTATTACTTTGCCTCCTATTCAGCCAAATAACCTGGGCGAATGAGCATGATTTAATGCTATTAGACACTTATGAAAACCAAGATGTTCAAGGTTGGGTAATGTCAGAAAAATTAGATGGGGTACGAGGTTATTGGGATGGCAAAACATTATTAAGTCGTCAAGGACTGCCCTTGCCCGCACCGACCTATTTTACCGCTCAATTTCCGCCTTTTGCCATTGATGGTGAGATATTTAGTGAACGTAATCAATTTGAAGAAATTGCTTCTATCACAAAATCCTTTAAAGGTGATAATTGGGCAAAATTAACACTTTATGTTTTTGATGTACCGAATGCCTCAGGAAATCTCTTTGAACGTCTCAAAAACTTAGAAGATTATTTGAAAGATCACCCTACATCTTATATCAAGATTATTCCGCAAATTCCAATACGAGATAAAACGCATTTATTCGAGTATTTACATGAAATTGAAAGGAAAAAAGGTGAAGGTGTTGTGTTACGTAATCCTAATGCGCCTTACGAAAGAAAACGCAGTACACAAATTTTAAAGTTAAAAAATACTTATGATGAAGAATGCACCGTGATAGCACATCACAAAGGGAAAGGACAATTTGAGAATATACTCGGATCGCTCACCTGTGAAAACCATCGTGGAAAATTCAAAATTGGTTCAGGATTTAATCTGAGTGAGCGCGAAAATCCACCGCCTATTGGTAGCACGATTACCTACAAATATCGAGGATTAACTAATTCTGGAAAACCTCGTTTTGCTACTTATTGGCGAGAGAAAAAATAA
- the lpcA gene encoding D-sedoheptulose 7-phosphate isomerase, with the protein MYFDQIKAELVEAQDVLNKFVSDDNNIKLIEKAAKLLAESFKNGGKVLSCGNGGSHCDAMHFAEELTGRYRENRPGYPAIAISDVSHLSCVSNDFGYEYVFSRFVEAVGKEGDVLFGLSTSGNSKNILNAIEAAKAKGMKVIAMTGKDGGKMAGLADVEIRVPHFGYADRIQEIHIKVIHILMMLVEFEMAKEA; encoded by the coding sequence ATGTATTTTGATCAAATTAAAGCTGAGCTTGTGGAAGCACAAGACGTATTAAATAAGTTTGTTTCAGATGATAACAACATCAAACTCATTGAGAAAGCGGCTAAATTATTAGCAGAAAGCTTTAAAAATGGCGGTAAAGTATTATCTTGCGGTAATGGTGGTTCTCACTGTGATGCTATGCACTTTGCAGAAGAACTCACTGGTCGTTATCGTGAAAACCGCCCAGGTTATCCTGCGATTGCAATTTCAGATGTGAGTCATTTAAGCTGTGTAAGTAACGACTTTGGTTATGAATATGTATTCTCTCGCTTTGTTGAAGCCGTCGGTAAAGAAGGCGATGTTTTATTTGGATTATCAACATCAGGCAATTCTAAAAATATCTTAAATGCGATTGAAGCGGCAAAAGCAAAAGGCATGAAAGTGATTGCGATGACAGGTAAAGATGGCGGTAAAATGGCCGGCTTAGCAGATGTTGAAATTCGTGTGCCACACTTTGGTTATGCAGATCGTATTCAAGAAATTCACATCAAAGTGATCCATATTTTAATGATGCTAGTTGAATTTGAGATGGCGAAAGAGGCCTAA
- the artP gene encoding arginine ABC transporter ATP-binding protein ArtP translates to MAISVKNLNFFYGSSQALFDINLDAQEGDTVVLLGPSGAGKSTLIRTLNLLEVPTSGELHIANNHFDLSQANNNPKAIRQLRQDVGMVFQQYNLWPHLTVIENLIEAPKKVLGISEEEAKKDALELLKRLRLEEHADRFPLHLSGGQQQRVAIARALMMKPQVLLFDEPTAALDPEITAQIVDIIKELQQTGITQVIVTHEVNVAQKVATKVVYMEQGKIIEMGSADCFDNPKTEQFKQYLSHSE, encoded by the coding sequence ATGGCGATTAGTGTTAAAAATTTGAATTTCTTTTATGGTTCATCACAGGCATTGTTTGATATCAATCTTGATGCACAAGAAGGCGATACCGTGGTGTTACTCGGACCAAGTGGTGCAGGAAAAAGTACGTTAATCCGTACATTAAATTTATTAGAAGTACCAACCTCTGGTGAATTACATATTGCGAATAACCACTTTGATTTGTCTCAGGCTAATAATAATCCGAAAGCCATTCGTCAACTGCGTCAAGATGTAGGTATGGTATTCCAACAATATAATCTTTGGCCACATTTAACGGTGATTGAAAACCTGATTGAAGCGCCGAAAAAAGTGTTAGGTATTAGCGAGGAAGAAGCGAAAAAAGATGCATTAGAACTTTTAAAACGTTTACGTTTAGAAGAGCATGCCGATCGTTTCCCACTTCACTTATCTGGTGGTCAGCAACAACGTGTTGCCATTGCTCGAGCATTAATGATGAAACCACAAGTGTTGTTGTTTGATGAACCAACGGCAGCACTGGATCCTGAGATTACAGCTCAAATTGTTGATATCATTAAAGAACTTCAGCAAACGGGCATTACTCAAGTGATTGTAACTCACGAAGTAAACGTGGCACAAAAAGTGGCGACAAAGGTCGTTTATATGGAACAAGGTAAGATTATTGAAATGGGCAGTGCAGATTGCTTTGATAATCCAAAAACCGAACAATTTAAACAATATCTTTCACACTCAGAATAA
- a CDS encoding arginine ABC transporter substrate-binding protein, with protein MKKLLLSAMLMGSAFAANAQEITFAMEPSYPPFETTNEKGEIIGFDVDVANAICKEIQATCHFKSQSFDALIPSLKAKRFDAAISAIDITEARAKQVAFSNAYYDSSASYVALKGKADLASAKTIGVQNGTTFQQYTAAETKQYNAKSYASLQDAILDLKNGRIDIIFGDTAVLSDMISKEPEIQFVGEKVTDKKYFGNGLGIAVNKSSKELLESLNKGLEAVKANGEYQKIYDKWMTK; from the coding sequence ATGAAAAAATTACTTTTAAGCGCAATGTTAATGGGCTCAGCTTTTGCTGCAAATGCACAAGAAATCACTTTCGCGATGGAGCCGAGCTACCCGCCATTTGAAACAACAAATGAAAAAGGTGAAATTATCGGTTTTGATGTGGATGTAGCGAATGCAATTTGTAAGGAAATCCAAGCGACTTGTCATTTCAAAAGCCAATCTTTTGATGCATTAATTCCAAGCTTGAAAGCAAAACGTTTTGATGCAGCGATTTCAGCTATTGATATTACCGAAGCACGTGCAAAACAAGTAGCATTTTCTAATGCATATTATGATAGTTCTGCAAGTTATGTTGCGCTAAAAGGAAAAGCAGATTTAGCTTCAGCAAAAACAATTGGTGTTCAAAACGGAACAACATTCCAACAATATACTGCAGCAGAAACCAAGCAATATAATGCAAAATCTTATGCAAGCTTACAAGATGCGATCTTAGACTTAAAAAATGGTCGTATTGATATCATCTTCGGTGATACTGCTGTATTGTCTGATATGATTTCTAAAGAGCCTGAAATTCAATTTGTTGGCGAGAAAGTGACTGACAAAAAATATTTCGGTAATGGTTTAGGTATCGCGGTAAATAAATCAAGCAAAGAATTGCTTGAAAGCTTGAATAAAGGTTTGGAAGCGGTGAAAGCAAACGGCGAATACCAAAAAATCTATGATAAATGGATGACTAAATAA
- the artQ gene encoding arginine ABC transporter permease ArtQ yields the protein MFYDYLTLIGHAALMTLGLAICSLIVGLLLSIVFTALEANKYAFIAKPTAIIIALLRGLPEILVVLLIYFGSTQVVEMLTGEYIEFSAFGCGVFALSLIFASYASQTLRGAIQAIPKGQWESGAALGLSRPYTFINLIMPQVWRHALPGLSNQWLVLLKDTALVSLIGVDDLMRQAGYINTNTHEPFTWYGIAALIYLVITLISQAGIRKLELRFTRFERGVE from the coding sequence ATGTTTTATGATTATCTTACATTAATTGGACACGCAGCCCTAATGACCTTAGGGCTTGCTATTTGCTCTCTGATTGTCGGTTTATTACTCAGCATTGTTTTTACCGCCTTAGAAGCCAATAAATATGCATTTATTGCAAAACCAACGGCGATTATCATTGCTTTATTACGTGGTTTGCCAGAAATCTTAGTCGTACTACTGATTTATTTTGGTTCAACCCAAGTCGTAGAAATGCTAACGGGCGAATATATTGAATTCAGCGCCTTTGGTTGTGGTGTATTTGCATTGTCTTTGATTTTTGCCTCTTATGCTTCACAAACTTTACGTGGTGCGATTCAAGCCATTCCAAAAGGGCAGTGGGAATCAGGTGCAGCTTTAGGCTTAAGCCGTCCTTATACCTTCATCAATTTAATTATGCCACAAGTATGGAGACATGCTTTACCGGGTTTAAGCAATCAATGGCTCGTGTTATTAAAAGATACCGCGCTGGTGTCGTTAATCGGGGTAGATGATTTAATGCGTCAAGCAGGATACATCAATACAAATACCCATGAGCCTTTCACTTGGTATGGTATTGCAGCATTGATTTATTTAGTGATTACCTTGATTAGCCAAGCAGGGATTCGCAAATTAGAATTACGTTTCACTCGATTTGAACGGGGAGTCGAATAA
- the artM gene encoding arginine ABC transporter permease ArtM, which translates to MFQEYLAVIAQGIPTSLLLTVVSLFIAFFLALGLTFLLSIGNKLVKSAVNLFLVLFTGTPLLVQFFLIYAGPGQFQWLVDSPLWGLFSNAWFCAALALALNSAAYSTQLFHGAVKAISKGQWESCAALGLSRLQTLKILIPYALKRALPSYTNEIILVFKGTALASTITIMDIMGYARQLYGTEYDALTIYGIAGGIYLIITGIATLLLRQLENKVLAFERIDTAKA; encoded by the coding sequence ATGTTTCAAGAGTATTTAGCAGTGATTGCTCAAGGCATTCCGACTAGCCTGTTGCTTACAGTCGTGTCTTTGTTTATTGCCTTTTTCTTAGCGTTAGGCCTAACCTTCTTACTTTCTATTGGCAATAAATTGGTGAAAAGTGCGGTCAATTTATTCCTTGTTTTATTTACAGGGACCCCGCTTTTAGTGCAATTTTTCTTAATTTATGCAGGCCCTGGCCAATTCCAATGGTTGGTGGACAGCCCATTATGGGGATTATTTTCCAATGCATGGTTCTGTGCTGCATTAGCTTTGGCTTTGAATAGTGCCGCTTATTCAACCCAATTATTCCATGGGGCAGTAAAAGCGATCTCTAAAGGTCAATGGGAAAGCTGTGCGGCATTAGGATTAAGTCGTCTGCAGACTTTAAAAATCCTGATTCCTTATGCGTTAAAACGTGCGCTCCCGTCTTATACCAATGAAATTATCTTGGTATTTAAAGGTACAGCATTAGCTTCTACCATTACGATCATGGATATCATGGGATATGCACGTCAACTTTACGGCACCGAATATGATGCACTCACTATCTATGGTATCGCAGGTGGTATTTATCTCATCATTACCGGTATTGCTACTTTATTACTCCGTCAGTTAGAAAATAAAGTGTTAGCATTTGAACGTATTGATACCGCCAAAGCATAA
- a CDS encoding WYL domain-containing protein: MSESSSLKFHLELLRLIPKNYSISSLELREKLLALGIERDLRSIQRALNTLCEQFEIDCNTNDKPYSYRWKPDAKGLDMPILNEQQSLVLMLAKQYLAGILPANIMQSMEGFFKQADYNLAYEPHKKSASEWLNKVAIAPTSQPLLPAKIDPEIFKQISTALYQNRFLKVHYRSIHGKKHKANVKPLALVQQGPSSYLVAEYEHGDILHLALHRLLEVNVSTMQFERPKFNLKAYVESQKFGFSSGRKIRLTFRIDKKTGGFLTETPLSTDQTVKDCGCDYEISATVIESAMLEWWIAHFGEDYQEIDRTYLDENT, translated from the coding sequence ATGTCCGAATCATCTTCTCTAAAATTCCACCTCGAACTATTACGTTTAATTCCGAAAAACTATTCCATTAGCTCATTAGAACTGCGAGAGAAATTGCTCGCATTAGGTATTGAGCGTGATTTACGCAGTATTCAGCGTGCATTGAATACATTATGTGAGCAGTTTGAAATTGATTGCAATACCAATGATAAACCCTATAGCTATCGCTGGAAGCCTGATGCAAAAGGCTTAGATATGCCGATTTTAAACGAACAGCAATCGTTAGTGTTGATGTTAGCAAAGCAATATTTAGCTGGCATTTTACCTGCCAATATTATGCAATCGATGGAGGGGTTCTTTAAACAAGCAGATTACAATCTTGCTTATGAACCGCATAAAAAAAGTGCTTCAGAATGGCTCAATAAAGTGGCTATTGCGCCAACTAGCCAGCCATTATTGCCTGCAAAAATTGATCCTGAAATTTTTAAGCAAATTAGTACCGCACTTTATCAAAACCGCTTTTTAAAAGTTCATTATCGTAGCATTCATGGCAAGAAACATAAGGCTAACGTTAAGCCTCTAGCCCTTGTTCAGCAAGGCCCTAGCAGTTATTTGGTGGCAGAATATGAACATGGCGATATTTTACATTTAGCCTTGCATCGTTTACTTGAAGTGAATGTCAGCACAATGCAATTTGAACGTCCGAAATTTAATCTAAAAGCTTATGTTGAAAGCCAAAAATTTGGCTTTAGCTCTGGTAGAAAGATTCGTTTAACTTTCCGTATTGATAAAAAAACAGGTGGCTTTTTGACAGAAACACCATTATCAACTGATCAAACTGTAAAAGATTGTGGCTGCGACTATGAAATTTCCGCGACCGTGATTGAGAGCGCTATGCTGGAGTGGTGGATTGCCCATTTTGGTGAAGATTACCAAGAAATTGACCGCACTTATTTAGACGAAAATACCTAA
- a CDS encoding 5' nucleotidase, NT5C type produces the protein MKKIVYIDMDNVMVDFPSGIAKLDEKTKQEYEGRYDEVEGIFSLMEPMPNAISAVHKLMKKYHIYALSTAPWHNPSAWSDKVKWIQHYFGEEKGSALYKRLILSHHKNLNQGDYLIDDRTKNGADKFEGKHLHFGTEQFANWNCVLSYLDCGPFTPSDILQDCLKKPAALVQVENEEQSRIIGAFADRYKWQVFNLACVYADETATEQKTVYLIISPYLSDEFKMRIEAMSAHIQAEYDVLLRSKSQLKQYFQRLSDKPFLHIESYNYQPLYKAGNIFGMMARDRQVDEILRQKGA, from the coding sequence ATGAAGAAAATTGTTTATATTGATATGGATAATGTGATGGTTGATTTTCCGTCTGGTATTGCAAAATTAGATGAGAAAACCAAGCAAGAGTATGAAGGTCGATATGATGAAGTCGAAGGTATTTTCAGCTTAATGGAACCCATGCCAAACGCGATTTCTGCTGTCCATAAATTGATGAAGAAATACCATATTTACGCACTTTCTACCGCTCCTTGGCATAATCCATCCGCTTGGAGCGATAAAGTAAAATGGATCCAGCATTATTTCGGCGAAGAAAAAGGCTCAGCATTATACAAGCGGTTAATTTTATCTCACCATAAAAACTTAAACCAAGGCGATTATTTAATTGATGATCGCACTAAAAATGGGGCGGATAAATTTGAAGGTAAACATTTGCATTTTGGTACTGAACAATTTGCTAACTGGAACTGTGTACTATCTTATTTGGACTGTGGCCCTTTTACGCCAAGTGATATTTTGCAAGATTGCTTGAAAAAGCCAGCCGCCCTCGTGCAAGTTGAAAATGAGGAGCAAAGTCGAATCATTGGTGCTTTTGCCGATCGCTATAAATGGCAAGTGTTTAATTTGGCATGTGTTTATGCAGATGAAACAGCAACCGAACAGAAAACGGTCTATTTAATTATCAGCCCTTATCTCAGTGATGAATTTAAAATGCGTATTGAAGCAATGAGTGCTCATATTCAAGCCGAATATGACGTGTTATTACGCTCAAAATCACAGCTAAAACAATATTTCCAACGCCTTTCAGATAAGCCATTCTTGCATATTGAAAGCTATAATTATCAACCACTTTATAAAGCAGGGAATATTTTTGGCATGATGGCGAGAGATAGACAGGTTGATGAAATTTTACGACAAAAAGGAGCGTGA
- a CDS encoding SIR2 family NAD-dependent protein deacylase, translating into MTLEKKPICVVLTGAGISAESGIPTFRAEDGLWAGHKVEEVCTPEALKKNRAKVLAFYNERRRNAQAAEPNAAHLALVELEAFYEVHIITQNVDDLHERAGSTNVLHLHGELNKARSSFNTDYIVPCLGDQLLEDKDNHGHPMRPHIVFFGENVPMFPKAEKLVKKADIVIVIGTSLQVYPANGLVNLAPYGSLIYLIDPNPNTGFVRKKVIAIKEKAGEGVPKVVAELLEKIKKS; encoded by the coding sequence ATGACTTTGGAAAAGAAACCAATTTGCGTGGTATTAACTGGGGCAGGAATTAGTGCTGAAAGTGGTATTCCTACTTTTAGAGCGGAAGATGGCTTGTGGGCAGGGCATAAAGTAGAAGAAGTTTGCACACCTGAAGCCTTAAAGAAAAATCGAGCAAAAGTATTGGCATTTTATAATGAACGACGTCGTAATGCTCAAGCGGCAGAGCCTAATGCTGCACACTTGGCTTTGGTTGAATTGGAAGCGTTTTATGAGGTTCATATAATTACTCAAAATGTAGATGATTTACATGAGCGAGCGGGAAGTACTAACGTACTCCATTTACATGGGGAATTGAATAAAGCTCGCAGCAGTTTTAATACCGATTACATTGTTCCATGTTTGGGTGATCAACTATTAGAGGATAAGGATAATCACGGTCATCCAATGCGTCCACATATAGTCTTTTTTGGGGAAAATGTACCCATGTTTCCTAAAGCAGAAAAGTTAGTGAAAAAGGCAGATATTGTGATTGTTATTGGCACTTCATTACAGGTTTATCCTGCTAATGGATTAGTAAATCTCGCTCCATATGGTTCACTTATCTATTTGATCGATCCCAATCCCAATACAGGATTTGTCCGTAAGAAAGTGATTGCAATCAAAGAAAAAGCGGGTGAGGGCGTTCCGAAGGTAGTAGCAGAGTTATTGGAGAAAATTAAAAAATCATAG